From Magnetovibrio sp. PR-2, a single genomic window includes:
- the dsrB gene encoding dissimilatory-type sulfite reductase subunit beta, with protein MSGAEAPRMPDECGVPNGMDYMHPLLKENYGNWDWHDRPQTGVLHHVAKNGKEVWTIKAGTQRQMDVYTIRELCDIADEMAGGHVRFTTRSNVEFMVGSEAEVDPLIKRLEDAGYPVGGTGNSVSMISHTQGWLHCDIPGTDASGVVKSLMDELYTEFKQEEMPNRVKITTSCCQINCGGQGDIAINVQHTKPPVINHDLVSNMCERPAVVARCPVAAIRPALVNGKPTLEVDEKKCVCCGACFPPCPPMQINDPVNSKIAIWVGGKHSSTRSKPSFHKLVAAGLPNNAPRWPEAADVVNRILMAYKEGGKPWERMNEWIDRIGWPKFFELTGLPFTKYHIEDWRGGRNALNASSHVHL; from the coding sequence ATGAGTGGAGCTGAAGCCCCGCGTATGCCAGATGAGTGCGGTGTCCCCAATGGTATGGACTACATGCACCCGCTGCTGAAAGAAAACTACGGCAACTGGGATTGGCACGACCGTCCGCAAACCGGTGTATTGCACCACGTTGCGAAAAACGGCAAAGAAGTTTGGACCATCAAAGCTGGTACCCAGCGTCAAATGGACGTTTACACCATCCGCGAACTCTGCGACATCGCAGACGAAATGGCTGGCGGTCACGTTCGTTTCACGACCCGTTCCAACGTTGAATTCATGGTCGGTTCCGAAGCTGAAGTCGATCCGCTGATCAAGCGTCTCGAAGACGCCGGTTATCCGGTTGGTGGTACGGGTAACTCCGTATCCATGATTTCTCACACCCAGGGTTGGCTGCACTGCGACATCCCCGGCACCGACGCTTCCGGCGTTGTGAAATCTCTGATGGACGAACTCTACACCGAGTTCAAACAAGAAGAGATGCCGAACCGTGTGAAAATCACCACCTCTTGCTGCCAAATCAACTGTGGTGGTCAAGGCGACATCGCCATCAACGTTCAGCACACCAAGCCGCCGGTTATCAACCACGACTTGGTTTCCAACATGTGTGAACGTCCGGCTGTTGTGGCACGCTGCCCCGTTGCAGCTATTCGCCCGGCACTGGTCAACGGCAAGCCAACGCTTGAAGTTGACGAGAAGAAATGCGTCTGCTGTGGCGCTTGCTTCCCGCCGTGCCCGCCGATGCAAATCAACGACCCGGTGAACTCCAAAATTGCCATCTGGGTTGGTGGTAAGCACTCTTCCACGCGTTCCAAGCCGAGCTTCCACAAACTGGTTGCGGCAGGCCTGCCGAACAACGCACCGCGTTGGCCGGAAGCTGCGGACGTCGTGAACCGCATTTTGATGGCGTACAAAGAAGGCGGCAAGCCTTGGGAACGCATGAACGAATGGATCGACCGTATCGGTTGGCCGAAGTTCTTCGAACTGACCGGTCTGCCGTTCACCAAGTACCACATTGAAGACTGGCGCGGTGGCCGCAACGCATTGAACGCGTCCTCCCACGTCCACCTGTAA
- the dsrA gene encoding dissimilatory-type sulfite reductase subunit alpha, with amino-acid sequence MATNKPDTPLLDQLEDGPWPSFVTGLKRLADDEGKQYAPVMKSLLGQLEHSYETRKGYWKGGTIGVIGYGAGVIPRFSEVADKYSESKEFHTLRIMPPAGMHYDTDTLRKMCDVWEKYGSGLIAFHGQSGDIMFQGCSSENVQPAFDELNEMGFDLGGAGAGVRTSMSCVGAARCEQSCYDEGKAMRLVINNMLDDMHRPSLPYKFKAKFSGCANDCVNASHRSDFAVLGTWADDIKVDQDKIKEKVAELGRKEFNNQVVNMCPTRALALNDDDTLDIDNESCVKCMHCINVCTKALSVGDEKGVTILIGGKRTLKIGDLMGTVVVPFHKMEDEDDYEWLVELSENVLDFFAENALEHERTGEMIERIGLVDFLEGVGVDVDPNMVTHPRTSSYVRMDGWDEEVDKWNARKGAAAAE; translated from the coding sequence ATGGCGACCAACAAACCTGATACTCCTCTTCTTGACCAGCTGGAAGACGGCCCCTGGCCGAGCTTCGTCACGGGCTTGAAACGTTTGGCCGATGACGAAGGCAAACAATACGCTCCGGTCATGAAGAGCCTGCTCGGCCAACTCGAGCACTCCTATGAAACGCGTAAAGGCTATTGGAAAGGTGGCACCATCGGTGTCATCGGTTATGGCGCTGGTGTTATCCCGCGCTTTTCCGAAGTGGCCGACAAGTACTCGGAAAGCAAAGAATTCCACACGCTGCGCATCATGCCGCCAGCGGGTATGCACTACGATACTGATACGCTGCGCAAAATGTGCGACGTCTGGGAAAAATACGGCTCCGGCCTGATTGCTTTCCACGGCCAGTCCGGCGACATCATGTTCCAAGGCTGTTCGTCCGAAAACGTTCAACCGGCTTTTGACGAGCTGAACGAAATGGGCTTCGACCTTGGTGGTGCGGGCGCAGGTGTGCGTACGTCCATGAGCTGTGTCGGTGCTGCACGTTGCGAGCAATCTTGCTACGACGAAGGCAAAGCGATGCGTTTGGTCATCAACAACATGTTGGATGACATGCACCGCCCGTCCCTGCCCTACAAATTCAAAGCGAAGTTCTCCGGCTGCGCCAACGATTGCGTCAACGCATCGCACCGCTCCGACTTCGCCGTTTTGGGCACCTGGGCCGACGACATCAAAGTCGACCAAGACAAGATCAAAGAAAAAGTAGCCGAGCTGGGCCGCAAAGAGTTCAACAACCAAGTTGTGAACATGTGCCCGACCCGTGCTTTGGCTTTGAACGACGACGACACTTTGGACATCGATAACGAAAGCTGCGTGAAATGCATGCACTGCATCAACGTTTGCACCAAAGCCCTGTCGGTCGGCGATGAAAAAGGCGTCACCATCCTAATCGGTGGTAAGCGTACGCTGAAAATCGGTGACTTGATGGGTACCGTCGTTGTTCCGTTCCACAAAATGGAAGACGAAGACGATTACGAATGGCTCGTCGAGCTGTCCGAAAACGTTCTCGACTTCTTCGCTGAAAACGCTCTCGAACACGAGCGCACCGGCGAAATGATCGAACGCATCGGTCTGGTGGACTTCCTCGAAGGCGTTGGTGTCGACGTTGACCCGAACATGGTCACGCACCCGCGCACCAGCTCCTATGTCCGCATGGACGGCTGGGACGAAGAAGTTGACAAGTGGAATGCCCGTAAAGGTGCTGCGGCTGCTGAGTAA
- a CDS encoding TauD/TfdA family dioxygenase: MNDMYVEPNQEQEFSHGALSLLASEGGSGPFFLSNSIDYARWRDAKLAGYPKKVNELVVEVSDPVHPTNAEILAIRDRIRRCGMAVYAGPAVDDVENSKALVKAFGQHFGLKTLDHNPYADEDDITPLHVAAGEERLEQGRKMYIPYTSRPISWHTDGYYNTTARRIRGMILHCVRQAGAAGGENALFDPEMAYLLMREQDPEMVRALSEANAMTIPGNDVDADVERGDVSGPVFSLNKADGSLYMRYTARKRNIVWPDDEATQKAVAFMQEILADGGPGEPYIFRHRMEPGQGLICNNVLHTRTAFEDTTEDTGLRMMLRARYIERVADTYTQQ, encoded by the coding sequence ATGAACGATATGTATGTCGAACCAAACCAAGAACAAGAATTTTCGCATGGCGCGCTTTCCCTGCTTGCGTCCGAAGGTGGCTCTGGTCCTTTTTTTCTTTCAAATTCAATTGATTACGCCCGTTGGCGTGATGCTAAGTTGGCGGGTTATCCCAAAAAAGTGAACGAATTGGTAGTCGAGGTCTCTGATCCCGTTCATCCCACAAATGCTGAGATTTTGGCGATTCGAGACCGCATACGCCGCTGTGGCATGGCCGTGTATGCGGGGCCCGCTGTGGATGATGTGGAAAACTCCAAGGCTTTGGTGAAGGCTTTTGGCCAGCATTTTGGGCTGAAAACCCTCGACCACAATCCTTACGCGGATGAGGACGATATTACGCCGTTGCATGTCGCTGCGGGCGAAGAGCGCCTGGAACAAGGCCGCAAGATGTACATCCCATACACTTCGCGGCCCATCAGTTGGCATACGGACGGCTATTACAACACCACGGCGCGCAGAATCCGGGGCATGATTTTACATTGTGTGCGTCAAGCGGGGGCGGCGGGCGGTGAAAATGCGCTGTTTGATCCCGAAATGGCGTATTTGCTGATGCGCGAACAAGATCCGGAGATGGTCCGGGCTTTGTCAGAAGCAAACGCCATGACGATTCCGGGTAACGACGTCGATGCGGATGTGGAGCGCGGGGATGTCTCCGGCCCGGTGTTTTCGCTGAACAAAGCCGACGGCTCGCTTTACATGCGCTATACCGCGCGCAAACGAAATATTGTTTGGCCCGATGACGAGGCGACACAGAAGGCTGTGGCCTTTATGCAAGAGATTTTGGCCGACGGCGGCCCTGGTGAGCCCTATATCTTCCGCCACCGCATGGAGCCGGGGCAGGGGCTGATCTGCAACAACGTGCTTCACACCCGCACTGCATTTGAAGACACGACTGAGGACACCGGCCTGCGCATGATGCTGCGCGCGCGCTATATAGAGCGCGTTGCGGACACCTATACTCAACAATAA
- a CDS encoding DUF6967 family protein — translation MPQHESMTDLEIVMAPWNKELKISEATYEGGFKMLRIRIKEGKRFTDLELDFETAGHLAELMGKWAAETKPSE, via the coding sequence ATGCCCCAGCACGAAAGCATGACCGATCTCGAAATCGTCATGGCCCCTTGGAACAAAGAGCTGAAGATTTCCGAAGCCACCTACGAAGGCGGCTTCAAAATGCTGCGCATCCGCATCAAAGAAGGCAAACGGTTCACCGACCTGGAGCTGGACTTTGAAACGGCCGGGCATCTGGCAGAGTTGATGGGAAAGTGGGCGGCGGAGACGAAGCCGTCTGAGTAA
- a CDS encoding HigA family addiction module antitoxin yields MLAPVHPGEILKEDFMVPYGLSARKLADALSVPTNRITSIVNGQRGITAETALRLSDAFGTTAEFWTNLQDHYELTKARQSERPKIKRLKVPAAQ; encoded by the coding sequence ATGCTTGCCCCCGTTCACCCCGGTGAAATCCTCAAAGAAGACTTCATGGTTCCCTATGGCTTGAGTGCGCGAAAGCTTGCGGATGCCTTATCCGTTCCCACCAACCGCATCACGTCCATCGTCAATGGCCAGCGCGGCATTACGGCAGAAACGGCTTTGCGCCTGTCCGATGCCTTCGGCACCACTGCGGAGTTTTGGACCAACTTGCAAGACCACTACGAGCTGACCAAAGCCCGTCAGTCCGAGCGGCCCAAAATCAAACGCTTAAAAGTGCCTGCGGCTCAATAA
- a CDS encoding type II toxin-antitoxin system RelE/ParE family toxin — protein sequence MIKSFRDKHTQALFRLEKCHRKWKAFERVALRKLTMVHAAGHLHDLNCPPGNKLEALHGDRSGQHSIRINGQYRICFVWKDGHAYDVEIVDYHD from the coding sequence ATGATCAAAAGCTTTCGAGACAAGCATACTCAGGCCCTTTTCCGCTTGGAGAAATGTCATCGCAAATGGAAAGCGTTTGAGCGGGTGGCTTTGCGAAAGCTGACGATGGTTCATGCGGCAGGACACCTGCATGATTTAAACTGCCCGCCCGGCAACAAGCTTGAAGCTTTGCACGGGGACCGTTCCGGCCAGCATTCCATTCGGATCAACGGCCAGTACAGGATTTGTTTTGTTTGGAAAGACGGTCATGCTTATGACGTCGAGATTGTCGATTACCACGACTGA
- a CDS encoding restriction endonuclease: protein MSGRISFYSSNLGDIQAGDVRAKYNAAGTKILRYYIDFRHLSLDLHKELSAPQISILQNKVDTLMAQWDKKYDAYVKKQNTAAGKELAEDLTVEAEQRRDRLKNTLHHTLSIDDAVDWNVLKDHSKFQRKNYPHKPAQHQVRANKPGPLKVGFFQALFGQRKKLEKQHEDSVQAFHNEVERVKKSNADALAEWTLKRDAWNVEQDEAEKAFLQKQETENAKVEALKSAWQNGEPEAIEEHASIVLEASEHDDVVPKQWEINYDPENKLLVVQYTLPTPDGLPLTKTVKYVASTGELRETNISERDKKSLFDDLCYQICLRTIHELFEADIHDHLESIVFNGWTDSIDPATGQQANATIISLMAKKAEFLEINLEQVEPKACFKSLKGVSAASLVGLTPIAPIIEFEKTDKRFVDAKSVDVADDGTTNLAAMDWEEFEHLVRELFEKEFADRGGEVRVTQSSNDGGVDAVAFDPDPISGGKIVIQAKRYTRTVGVSAVRDLYGTTMNEGAIKGILVTTADYGPDAHKFASDKPLTLMSGSHLLHLLEKHGVKAKIDIKEARTEMGLSS from the coding sequence ATGTCTGGACGAATTTCCTTCTATTCCTCTAATCTCGGTGACATCCAAGCTGGCGACGTGCGTGCGAAATATAACGCCGCTGGAACCAAAATACTTCGTTACTACATTGATTTCCGTCACCTGTCCCTCGATCTCCATAAAGAACTCAGCGCACCTCAAATATCGATACTGCAAAATAAGGTCGATACGCTGATGGCCCAATGGGACAAGAAATATGATGCTTATGTCAAAAAACAAAACACTGCCGCAGGAAAAGAACTTGCGGAAGATTTGACGGTTGAAGCTGAACAAAGACGTGATCGGCTAAAAAACACACTCCACCACACACTTTCGATTGATGATGCTGTCGACTGGAATGTGCTCAAAGATCATTCGAAATTCCAACGTAAAAACTATCCCCATAAGCCAGCCCAACACCAAGTTCGTGCTAACAAACCAGGGCCACTTAAAGTTGGTTTCTTCCAAGCTCTTTTTGGACAGCGCAAGAAATTGGAAAAGCAACATGAAGATAGCGTCCAGGCATTTCATAATGAGGTTGAACGCGTTAAGAAGTCGAATGCCGACGCACTTGCTGAATGGACCCTAAAACGCGATGCATGGAATGTAGAACAAGATGAAGCCGAGAAGGCATTTTTACAAAAACAAGAAACTGAAAACGCCAAAGTCGAGGCTCTGAAATCAGCTTGGCAAAATGGAGAACCCGAAGCAATCGAAGAGCATGCCTCAATAGTCTTAGAGGCCTCTGAACATGACGATGTCGTTCCAAAACAATGGGAAATCAACTACGATCCGGAAAATAAACTGCTCGTCGTTCAGTACACGTTACCGACGCCAGACGGGTTGCCATTGACCAAAACAGTGAAGTATGTGGCATCTACAGGAGAACTTCGCGAGACGAACATCAGTGAACGCGACAAAAAATCCCTATTTGACGACCTATGTTATCAAATCTGTTTAAGAACCATTCACGAACTGTTTGAAGCCGATATCCACGATCACCTTGAGAGTATCGTTTTCAATGGCTGGACAGACTCAATTGACCCCGCCACAGGCCAACAAGCCAATGCCACCATTATTTCTTTGATGGCAAAGAAAGCTGAATTTCTAGAGATCAACCTAGAACAAGTAGAACCGAAAGCATGCTTCAAGTCTCTCAAAGGCGTTTCAGCAGCATCTTTGGTTGGCCTGACGCCCATAGCCCCTATTATTGAGTTTGAAAAAACCGACAAGCGTTTTGTTGACGCAAAGTCAGTTGATGTTGCCGATGATGGCACCACCAATCTTGCTGCAATGGATTGGGAAGAATTTGAACACTTAGTCAGAGAATTGTTCGAAAAAGAATTTGCAGATAGAGGTGGAGAAGTCCGTGTAACCCAATCAAGCAATGACGGTGGAGTAGATGCCGTTGCCTTTGATCCTGACCCAATTAGTGGCGGTAAAATTGTCATTCAGGCAAAGAGGTATACTCGCACTGTGGGCGTCAGCGCTGTTCGCGATTTGTATGGAACGACTATGAACGAAGGTGCGATCAAGGGCATCCTTGTCACAACCGCAGATTATGGTCCTGATGCTCACAAATTTGCATCAGATAAACCGCTTACTCTCATGTCTGGCTCTCACTTGCTACATTTACTGGAAAAGCATGGGGTTAAGGCAAAAATTGATATCAAAGAAGCTCGTACCGAGATGGGGTTAAGCTCTTGA
- a CDS encoding COX15/CtaA family protein → MSQIVFPERPPKDEHRAKWMAAWLFSVAGMVLVMIALGGLTRLTHSGLSMVEWNVFTGWIPPLNEADWAELFDKYRQFPEFMKVNAEMTLDGFKGIFWLEFIHRVWGRLLGFAFFLPFAAFLVMRWVKVSDGLFWKLFGLLLLGASQGVMGWFMVMSGLVDRPDVSQYRLVAHFALAVVIIGLLIWVALSLLHPKPYDQHHQDTGGLKRSAHWLVTLIFVTAMAGGFVAGTDAGFAYNTFPLMDGQIIPDGVFAYDPVWLAPFEDITTVQFIHRTLAEITIVWVLLFWMSTADKHLAPCTRYAIHLFGLMALLQVGLGISTLLLGVPVALASLHQLGAVALFSLGVWVLHELRTAR, encoded by the coding sequence GTGAGCCAGATCGTTTTTCCTGAACGCCCGCCCAAAGACGAACATCGTGCCAAGTGGATGGCCGCGTGGTTGTTCTCGGTCGCCGGGATGGTTTTGGTGATGATTGCCTTGGGGGGGCTGACGCGTTTGACGCATTCGGGCCTGTCCATGGTCGAGTGGAATGTCTTTACGGGCTGGATACCGCCCTTAAATGAGGCCGACTGGGCCGAACTGTTTGACAAGTATCGCCAATTCCCCGAGTTCATGAAGGTCAACGCCGAGATGACCCTGGACGGCTTTAAGGGCATTTTTTGGCTGGAGTTTATTCATCGCGTCTGGGGCCGCTTGTTGGGCTTTGCGTTTTTCTTGCCGTTTGCGGCGTTCTTGGTGATGCGCTGGGTGAAGGTGTCCGACGGTTTGTTTTGGAAGCTGTTCGGTCTGTTGTTGTTGGGGGCAAGTCAAGGCGTGATGGGCTGGTTCATGGTCATGAGCGGCTTGGTGGATCGTCCCGACGTCAGCCAATACCGCTTGGTCGCGCACTTTGCGCTGGCGGTTGTCATCATTGGGCTGCTGATTTGGGTGGCGTTGAGCCTTCTTCATCCCAAGCCCTACGATCAACACCATCAAGACACAGGTGGTCTGAAACGTTCTGCGCATTGGTTGGTGACTTTGATTTTTGTCACGGCCATGGCGGGTGGATTTGTCGCGGGTACGGATGCGGGGTTTGCCTACAACACGTTCCCCTTGATGGATGGCCAAATCATTCCGGACGGGGTGTTTGCTTACGACCCTGTTTGGCTGGCACCGTTCGAAGACATCACCACGGTTCAGTTTATCCACCGCACCTTGGCGGAGATCACCATCGTTTGGGTGTTGCTGTTTTGGATGAGCACCGCTGACAAGCATTTGGCCCCGTGCACACGTTACGCCATTCATCTATTTGGCCTGATGGCGTTGTTGCAAGTGGGCTTGGGCATTTCCACACTGTTGTTGGGGGTGCCGGTTGCCCTGGCAAGCTTGCATCAGTTGGGTGCTGTGGCGCTGTTTTCCTTGGGCGTTTGGGTGCTGCACGAATTGCGCACAGCCCGCTAG
- a CDS encoding exopolyphosphatase — protein MSDHKKFRLVTRSDFDGLVCAVLLKEMDLIDDIKFVHPKDMQDGTILISEDDITTNLPYVPGVHIAFDHHSSEMTRLDENPPNHVIDSEAPSAARVVYDYYGGKMEFKRVSDEMMDAVDKADSAQFTTDEILTPDGWVLLNYIMDSRTGLGRFKDFRISNYQLMMELIDYCRDHTIEEILALPDVKERTDLYADHAVKAKDQLERCSTIHDNLVVLDLRGEDTIFATNRFMIYAMYPDTNISIHAIWGLNKLNTVYATGKSIVNRSSNTNIGELMLKYGGGGHENAGTCQIDNDDSERVLGELVAQITSDG, from the coding sequence ATGAGCGATCACAAAAAATTTCGTTTGGTGACGCGGAGCGACTTTGACGGTCTGGTCTGCGCTGTTTTGCTCAAGGAAATGGATTTGATTGATGATATCAAATTCGTTCACCCGAAGGATATGCAAGATGGCACCATCTTGATCTCCGAAGATGATATTACTACCAACTTACCTTACGTGCCGGGCGTGCATATCGCGTTTGACCACCATTCATCGGAAATGACCCGTCTGGATGAAAATCCTCCCAACCATGTGATCGACTCCGAGGCACCGTCTGCGGCCCGCGTGGTCTATGATTACTATGGCGGTAAGATGGAATTCAAACGCGTTTCCGACGAAATGATGGACGCCGTCGATAAAGCCGACAGTGCTCAGTTCACCACCGATGAAATTCTGACCCCGGACGGTTGGGTGTTGTTGAACTACATCATGGATTCGCGCACCGGCCTGGGCCGTTTCAAAGATTTCCGTATTTCCAACTATCAGCTGATGATGGAACTGATCGACTATTGCCGCGATCACACCATCGAAGAGATTCTCGCTCTGCCGGACGTCAAAGAACGCACCGACCTATATGCAGACCACGCCGTCAAAGCCAAAGACCAGTTGGAGCGCTGCTCGACCATTCATGACAACCTGGTGGTTTTGGATTTGCGCGGCGAAGACACCATCTTCGCCACCAACCGTTTCATGATCTACGCCATGTATCCGGACACCAACATCTCGATTCACGCGATTTGGGGCTTGAACAAGCTCAACACCGTGTATGCGACGGGTAAATCCATCGTCAATCGCTCTTCGAACACCAACATTGGTGAGTTGATGTTGAAGTACGGTGGTGGCGGCCACGAAAATGCCGGCACGTGTCAGATCGACAACGATGATTCCGAACGCGTCCTGGGTGAGTTGGTCGCTCAAATCACCTCAGACGGATGA
- a CDS encoding S41 family peptidase — translation MAFLIGGALTFGLLQTLSACSDGRSPIDQVVRSFGSMATLDAESETQLLRVYDAYDTYTNNPSNLRQRDHFRDALRHIRANYVVSTESVDLINAAMEGIEEQKFRPGSVEPRDFVEAGLDAMMASLDPHSSYLNPDELRDSRVATSGEFGGLGIEVTMEEGAVKVVSPIEDTPAYRAGIQAGDRIVALDGEPIGDKTLSDAVKVMRGRPGEAIVLTIEREGVANFDVRVVRAIIEIRSVRWRMEGDIAYVRVASFTQKVSPKLLDAFDDIEDQYGATLKGVVLDLRNNPGGLLDQSLFVSDSFLEGGTIVSVRERQPGDNRVFRAGSGDLANGVPMVVLINEGSASASEIVASALKDHHRAVLMGRRTFGKGSVQTIQPLALEGALKLTTARYYAPAGYTIQAQGVAPDIVLTRTIQPAEGEDAPQIPRESDLPGALNTDSHEERPPEASLDRESCPKAGEEGKDLELGCALAYLRAGSTKAFLSTISHEVSFSN, via the coding sequence ATGGCCTTCCTTATTGGTGGGGCCCTGACCTTCGGCCTTTTACAAACGCTGAGCGCTTGTTCCGATGGTCGCAGTCCCATTGATCAGGTTGTGCGCTCGTTTGGCTCTATGGCCACGCTGGATGCAGAAAGTGAAACGCAGCTCCTGCGGGTCTATGACGCCTACGACACCTATACCAACAACCCTTCAAACCTACGCCAACGCGATCATTTTCGCGATGCCTTGCGCCATATCCGCGCAAATTATGTGGTCTCGACCGAAAGTGTCGATCTGATTAACGCCGCGATGGAAGGGATTGAAGAGCAAAAGTTTCGCCCGGGGAGCGTCGAGCCGCGTGATTTTGTCGAAGCGGGCTTGGACGCCATGATGGCCTCTTTGGATCCCCACTCCAGCTACCTCAATCCCGACGAACTGCGCGATAGCCGTGTGGCAACCAGTGGGGAATTTGGCGGCTTGGGCATTGAAGTCACGATGGAAGAGGGGGCTGTGAAGGTTGTTTCTCCCATCGAAGACACACCGGCGTACCGTGCAGGCATTCAGGCGGGCGATCGCATCGTTGCTTTAGACGGCGAGCCCATTGGCGATAAGACCTTGTCGGACGCGGTAAAGGTCATGCGTGGGCGTCCGGGCGAAGCCATCGTCCTCACCATCGAGCGCGAAGGGGTTGCGAACTTCGACGTCCGCGTGGTGCGCGCCATTATTGAAATCCGCTCCGTGCGTTGGCGCATGGAAGGTGACATTGCCTATGTGCGGGTTGCAAGCTTTACGCAAAAAGTTTCACCAAAGTTGTTGGACGCGTTCGACGATATCGAAGACCAATACGGGGCAACTTTGAAAGGCGTGGTGCTGGATTTACGTAATAATCCTGGCGGCTTGCTTGATCAATCCCTGTTTGTGTCTGACAGCTTCTTAGAGGGCGGCACCATTGTCTCTGTGCGCGAACGCCAACCTGGCGACAACCGGGTCTTTCGGGCAGGTAGCGGGGATCTTGCAAACGGTGTGCCCATGGTGGTCTTGATCAATGAAGGCTCGGCCTCAGCATCTGAAATCGTCGCCAGCGCGCTCAAAGATCATCACCGCGCGGTGTTGATGGGGCGGCGCACGTTCGGCAAGGGCTCGGTACAAACCATCCAACCCCTGGCCTTGGAAGGCGCGCTGAAATTAACCACGGCGCGTTACTATGCCCCGGCGGGCTATACCATCCAGGCCCAAGGTGTTGCACCGGATATTGTGCTGACGCGGACCATTCAGCCCGCAGAAGGGGAGGATGCCCCGCAAATTCCGAGAGAATCGGACTTGCCGGGGGCCTTGAATACGGATTCACACGAAGAACGCCCGCCCGAAGCCTCCTTGGACCGCGAAAGTTGCCCCAAAGCAGGTGAAGAAGGCAAAGATCTGGAGCTCGGCTGCGCGCTGGCTTACCTGCGTGCCGGCTCGACCAAGGCGTTCTTGTCGACCATCTCTCACGAAGTTTCTTTCTCAAACTAA
- a CDS encoding FecR family protein has translation MATNDQNNGIFSSGAAEGESFVLDASSSDTLVLPEGLNPATADYQHDGPDLVLTWPDGSEVVIKDFNTVDPQPDFQSDQGAEVRADLADHLADANTPGMVAQAGSEGVQEQPIGTVDKVEGTVTVIRVDGTRVELQPGDPVFQGDILETDPDSAVGVILADETTFSMAEEGRMVLDEMVYDPGTQEGSVSMSVMQGVFTFVSG, from the coding sequence ATGGCTACCAATGATCAAAACAACGGCATCTTTTCTTCCGGCGCGGCCGAAGGCGAGAGCTTCGTCCTCGACGCATCCAGCAGTGACACGCTGGTCCTGCCCGAAGGCTTAAACCCGGCGACAGCGGATTACCAGCACGACGGGCCCGATCTCGTCCTCACGTGGCCCGACGGCTCCGAGGTGGTGATTAAAGATTTCAACACGGTTGACCCTCAACCAGACTTTCAATCCGATCAAGGCGCGGAAGTGCGCGCCGATCTGGCTGATCACTTAGCCGACGCCAACACGCCTGGAATGGTAGCCCAGGCCGGCAGCGAAGGTGTTCAAGAACAGCCCATTGGTACGGTCGACAAAGTTGAAGGCACCGTGACGGTTATTCGCGTGGATGGTACGCGCGTCGAACTGCAACCGGGTGATCCGGTCTTCCAAGGCGACATTCTCGAAACAGATCCCGACAGTGCCGTCGGTGTGATCTTGGCGGACGAAACCACGTTCTCCATGGCTGAAGAAGGCCGCATGGTTCTGGACGAAATGGTTTACGATCCGGGCACGCAAGAAGGCTCTGTCTCCATGTCCGTGATGCAAGGTGTGTTCACCTTCGTTTCCGGCTAA